The Euphorbia lathyris chromosome 3, ddEupLath1.1, whole genome shotgun sequence genome contains a region encoding:
- the LOC136223777 gene encoding uncharacterized protein isoform X2: protein MEDDGVIEAQCILHPKNQEKDEEYEKKEVKEQEENQEGNGISKLGNFISHLVSPKQDQDQEDDDQKKDDKEQEQEQEGNGIKKLGNLISNLVSPKQDKDQDQDKEEDDAAPTTDEASILIHSIIHD from the exons ATGGAAGATGATGGTGTGATTGAAGCTCAGTGCATTCTACATCCTAAAAACCAAGAAAAAGATGAAGAATATGAGAAAAAGGAGGTtaaagaacaagaagaaaatcaagaaggaAATGGAATATCGAAGTTGGGCAATTTCATATCCCATTTAGTTTCTCCAAAacaagatcaagatcaagaagaTGATGACCAGAAAAAGGATgataaagaacaagaacaagaacaagaagGAAATGGAATAAAGAAGCTGGGCAATCTCATATCAAATTTAGTTTCTCCAAAACAAGATaaagatcaagatcaagataAAGAAGAAG ATGATGCTGCTCCCACCACTGATGAGGCCTCCATTTTGATTCACTCCATTATCCATGATTAA
- the LOC136223777 gene encoding uncharacterized protein isoform X1, with protein sequence MEDDGVIEAQCILHPKNQEKDEEYEKKEVKEQEENQEGNGISKLGNFISHLVSPKQDQDQEDDDQKKDDKEQEQEQEGNGIKKLGNLISNLVSPKQDKDQDQDKEEGILENIVSHLPTSLPDDAAPTTDEASILIHSIIHD encoded by the exons ATGGAAGATGATGGTGTGATTGAAGCTCAGTGCATTCTACATCCTAAAAACCAAGAAAAAGATGAAGAATATGAGAAAAAGGAGGTtaaagaacaagaagaaaatcaagaaggaAATGGAATATCGAAGTTGGGCAATTTCATATCCCATTTAGTTTCTCCAAAacaagatcaagatcaagaagaTGATGACCAGAAAAAGGATgataaagaacaagaacaagaacaagaagGAAATGGAATAAAGAAGCTGGGCAATCTCATATCAAATTTAGTTTCTCCAAAACAAGATaaagatcaagatcaagataAAGAAGAAGGTATTCTTGAAAACATTGTTTCCCACTTACCTACTTCACTTCCAG ATGATGCTGCTCCCACCACTGATGAGGCCTCCATTTTGATTCACTCCATTATCCATGATTAA